Proteins from a genomic interval of Balaenoptera musculus isolate JJ_BM4_2016_0621 chromosome 16, mBalMus1.pri.v3, whole genome shotgun sequence:
- the TMEM72 gene encoding transmembrane protein 72 isoform X2, which produces MKLQVFWTGLEYTCRLLGITTAAVLIGVGTETFLQGQFKSLAFYLLFTGAAVSMSEGAYFVAQLLAICFQCQPGSLAYRAREKAHWLGCFQRFLAYMLLSVACFLHPVLVWHVTIPGSMLIITGLAYFLLSKRKKSKVATEVLPPPEQYTDPSGSAVSTTGSGDTEQTYTFHGALKEGPGSLFIHMKSVLKGTRKPNALQHPDALTELTLEPADPLAKKKQVHFEDSMVRMIPDLAEDLDDGDGEPEETTSDTTPIIPPPEAPLFLSSLTGTSLF; this is translated from the exons ATGAAACTGCAGGTGTTCTGGACGGGGCTGGAATACACCTGTCGGCTCCTGGGCATCACCACTGCTGCAG TGTTGATCGGCGTGGGCACTGAGACCTTCCTCCAGGGACAGTTTAAGAGCCTGGCTTTCTATCTGCT GTTTACAGGAGCCGCCGTCTCCATGAGCGAAGGGGCCTACTTCGTGGCTCAGCTGCTGGCCATCTGCTTCCA GTGTCAGCCAGGGTCCCTGGCCTACAGAGCAAGGGAGAAGGCCCACTGGCTGGGCTGCTTCCAGAGGTTCCTGGCCTACATGCTGCTCTCTGTGGCCTGCTTCCTCCACCCTGTCCTGGTCTGGCACGTGACCATCCCAG GCTCTATGCTCATCATCACTGGCCTGGCCTACTTCCTGCTGAGCAAGCGGAAAAAGAGCAAAGTTGCCACAGAGGTGCTGCCCCCCCCAGAGCAGTACACAGACCCCTCTGGCAGCGCCGTGAGTACCACCGGCTCTGGGGACACCGAGCAAACGTACACCTTCCATGGGGCCCTCAAGGAGGGGCCTGGCTCCCTCTTCATCCACATGAAGAGCGTCCTGAAAGGGACCAGGAAGCCCAACGCCCTCCAGCACCCAGACGCCCTGACGGAGCTGACTCTGGAGCCAGCTGACCCACTGGCCAAGAAGAAGCAGGTGCACTTTGAGGACAGTATGGTCAGAATGATCCCGGACCTGGCCGAAGACCTGGACGATGGGGACGGCGAGCCAGAGGAGACCACCTCTGACACCACCCCCATCATCCCTCCCCCCGAGGCCCCACTCTTCCTATCTTCCCTCACGGGCACCAGCCTCTTCTGA
- the TMEM72 gene encoding transmembrane protein 72 isoform X1, protein MASPFVQCTTLTTVPARCLLYCTLSALHCGLPSVPLSLLFFFPLPLQHPESIYLPPPWAKQACLGCISQKVLETLWRGSGKAPNCGTHSEDFSPWGCSTRGHRREHGRNRTQSQTLMALYIAGAFLGHCLLPANPGLPPPRCQPGSLAYRAREKAHWLGCFQRFLAYMLLSVACFLHPVLVWHVTIPGSMLIITGLAYFLLSKRKKSKVATEVLPPPEQYTDPSGSAVSTTGSGDTEQTYTFHGALKEGPGSLFIHMKSVLKGTRKPNALQHPDALTELTLEPADPLAKKKQVHFEDSMVRMIPDLAEDLDDGDGEPEETTSDTTPIIPPPEAPLFLSSLTGTSLF, encoded by the exons ATGGCCAGCCcctttgtgcagtgcacaaccctTACAACTGTCCCAGCCAGGTGTCTCCTATACTGCACACTTTCTGCACTGCACTGTGGACTTCCCAGTGTGCCTCTGAGTCTCCTATTCTTCTTCCCACTGCCTTTGCAGCATCCTGAGAGCATTTACCTTCCTCCCCCCTGGGCCAAACAGGCATGTCTGGGCTGCATTTCACAAAAAGTGCTGGAGACCCTCTGGAGAGGCTCAGGCAAGGCCCCTAACTGTGGAACCCACAGTGAGGACTTCAGCCCCTGGGGGTGTTCAACCAGAGGCCACCGCAGGGAACATGGCCGTAATAGGACCCAATCCCAGACTCTGATGGCTTTATATATTGCTGGGGCTTTTCTGGGTCACTGCCTACTCCCTGCCAATCCTGGACTTCCTCCCCCCAGGTGTCAGCCAGGGTCCCTGGCCTACAGAGCAAGGGAGAAGGCCCACTGGCTGGGCTGCTTCCAGAGGTTCCTGGCCTACATGCTGCTCTCTGTGGCCTGCTTCCTCCACCCTGTCCTGGTCTGGCACGTGACCATCCCAG GCTCTATGCTCATCATCACTGGCCTGGCCTACTTCCTGCTGAGCAAGCGGAAAAAGAGCAAAGTTGCCACAGAGGTGCTGCCCCCCCCAGAGCAGTACACAGACCCCTCTGGCAGCGCCGTGAGTACCACCGGCTCTGGGGACACCGAGCAAACGTACACCTTCCATGGGGCCCTCAAGGAGGGGCCTGGCTCCCTCTTCATCCACATGAAGAGCGTCCTGAAAGGGACCAGGAAGCCCAACGCCCTCCAGCACCCAGACGCCCTGACGGAGCTGACTCTGGAGCCAGCTGACCCACTGGCCAAGAAGAAGCAGGTGCACTTTGAGGACAGTATGGTCAGAATGATCCCGGACCTGGCCGAAGACCTGGACGATGGGGACGGCGAGCCAGAGGAGACCACCTCTGACACCACCCCCATCATCCCTCCCCCCGAGGCCCCACTCTTCCTATCTTCCCTCACGGGCACCAGCCTCTTCTGA
- the TMEM72 gene encoding transmembrane protein 72 isoform X3, translating to MLIITGLAYFLLSKRKKSKVATEVLPPPEQYTDPSGSAVSTTGSGDTEQTYTFHGALKEGPGSLFIHMKSVLKGTRKPNALQHPDALTELTLEPADPLAKKKQVHFEDSMVRMIPDLAEDLDDGDGEPEETTSDTTPIIPPPEAPLFLSSLTGTSLF from the coding sequence ATGCTCATCATCACTGGCCTGGCCTACTTCCTGCTGAGCAAGCGGAAAAAGAGCAAAGTTGCCACAGAGGTGCTGCCCCCCCCAGAGCAGTACACAGACCCCTCTGGCAGCGCCGTGAGTACCACCGGCTCTGGGGACACCGAGCAAACGTACACCTTCCATGGGGCCCTCAAGGAGGGGCCTGGCTCCCTCTTCATCCACATGAAGAGCGTCCTGAAAGGGACCAGGAAGCCCAACGCCCTCCAGCACCCAGACGCCCTGACGGAGCTGACTCTGGAGCCAGCTGACCCACTGGCCAAGAAGAAGCAGGTGCACTTTGAGGACAGTATGGTCAGAATGATCCCGGACCTGGCCGAAGACCTGGACGATGGGGACGGCGAGCCAGAGGAGACCACCTCTGACACCACCCCCATCATCCCTCCCCCCGAGGCCCCACTCTTCCTATCTTCCCTCACGGGCACCAGCCTCTTCTGA